One region of Salvelinus sp. IW2-2015 linkage group LG1, ASM291031v2, whole genome shotgun sequence genomic DNA includes:
- the LOC111968642 gene encoding inositol hexakisphosphate kinase 2 isoform X1, with translation MSPAVEAQTMQAKQQQTQHQLQHYLEKGVPLEPFMHQVGGHCCVLRFGEQTICKPLIPQEHQFYKSLPSAMRKFTPQYRGVVSVGFEEDEEGNLCLIAYPLHSDSGVGHLENIDLSVNGEPYSKMLHWGNKQLSARSLLDSHEDKDKSHKHEEEELEWLQQEEVPLEGSNAIQHNPWRLQLQQKHLQRMKENAKHRNQYKFILLENLTWRHTVPCVLDLKMGTRQHGDNVSEEKKVMQIRKCQQSTSASIGVRLCGMQVYQSDSGQLMFMDKYIGRKLTLSGFKEALFQFFHDGRRLRRELLSPVLRRLREMQTALESCESYRFYSSSLLIIYDGEPPCTHAHRAPEDGLSEEEVEEDEEAGAFGFTRSSSGSAGGGCLAARSDTGPDPAVDVRMIDFAHTTCPDFVEDSVVHEGQDSGYIFGLQNLIAIISKLEDHSTD, from the exons ATGAGTCCGGCCGTGGAGGCTCAGACCATGCAGGCCAAGCAGCAGCAAACGCAGCATCAGCTACAACACTATCTGGAGAAAGGAGTCCCGCTTGAGCCCTTCATGCACCAGGTGGGGGGTCACTGCTGCGTGCTGCGTTTTGGAGAGCAGACCATCTGCAAGCCCCTCATCCCCCAAGAGCACCAGTTCTACAAGAGCCTACCCAGCGCCATGAGGAAGTTCACCCCCCAGTACCGAG gtgtggtATCTGTGGGTtttgaagaggatgaggagggcaACCTGTGTCTCATAGCGTACCCCCTGCACAGTGACTCTGGGGTTGGGCACCTGGAGAATATAGATCTGTCGGTCAACGGCGAGCCATACAGCAAGATGCTGCACTGGGGCAACAAGCAGCTGTCTGCCCGGAGTCTGCTGGACTCACACGAAGACAAGGACAAGAG tcataagcatgaggaggaggagctggagtgGCTGCAGCAGGAGGAGGTGCCTCTAGAAGGCAGCAACGCCATCCAACACAACCCCTGGAGACTCCAACTCCAACAGAAACACCTGCAGAGGATGAAGGAGAACGCCAAGCACCGCAACCAGTACA AATTCATCCTGCTGGAGAACCTGACGTGGCGACACACGGTTCCGTGTGTGCTGGACCTGAAAATGGGCACGCGGCAGCACGGTGACAACGTGTCCGAGGAGAAGAAGGTCATGCAAATCCGCAAGTGCCAGCAAAGCACTTCAGCCTCCATCGGAGTACGCCTCTGTGGCATGCAG gTATACCAGTCAGACTCGGGTCAGCTCATGTTCATGGATAAATACATTGGGCGTAAACTGACCCTGTCGGGCTTTAAGGAAGCcttgttccagttcttccatgacggGCGGCGTCTGCGGCGTGAGCTGCTCTCCCCGGTGCTGCGGAGGCTCAGGGAGATGCAGACAGCCCTGGAGAGCTGTGAGTCCTACCGCTTCTATTCCTCCTCCCTACTGATCATCTATGACGGCGAGCCGccctgcacacatgcacacagggcCCCCGAGGACGGTCTGTCTGAGGAGGAAGTGGAAGAGGATGAAGAGGCAGGTGCGTTTGGGTTTACccgcagtagtagtggtagcgcTGGTGGTGGGTGCCTGGCAGCCCGATCTGATACAGGCCCTGACCCGGCGGTGGACGTGAGGATGATTGACTTTGCCCACACCACCTGCCCCGACTTTGTGGAGGACAGTGTGGTGCACGAGGGCCAGGACAGTGGCTACATCTTTGGTCTGCAGAACCTCATCGCCATCATCTCCAAGCTGGAGGACCACAGCACAGACTAA
- the LOC111968642 gene encoding inositol hexakisphosphate kinase 2 isoform X2, with the protein MLCGRRCCWIWPQEGAVAVEHHQVCCPVCRSIGGVVSVGFEEDEEGNLCLIAYPLHSDSGVGHLENIDLSVNGEPYSKMLHWGNKQLSARSLLDSHEDKDKSHKHEEEELEWLQQEEVPLEGSNAIQHNPWRLQLQQKHLQRMKENAKHRNQYKFILLENLTWRHTVPCVLDLKMGTRQHGDNVSEEKKVMQIRKCQQSTSASIGVRLCGMQVYQSDSGQLMFMDKYIGRKLTLSGFKEALFQFFHDGRRLRRELLSPVLRRLREMQTALESCESYRFYSSSLLIIYDGEPPCTHAHRAPEDGLSEEEVEEDEEAGAFGFTRSSSGSAGGGCLAARSDTGPDPAVDVRMIDFAHTTCPDFVEDSVVHEGQDSGYIFGLQNLIAIISKLEDHSTD; encoded by the exons ATGCTGTGCGGTAGGCGGTGCTGTTGGATCTGGCCACAGGAGGGCGCTGTAGCAGTGGAGCACCACCAGGTGTGCTGTCCTGTGTGTAGAAGCATTGGAG gtgtggtATCTGTGGGTtttgaagaggatgaggagggcaACCTGTGTCTCATAGCGTACCCCCTGCACAGTGACTCTGGGGTTGGGCACCTGGAGAATATAGATCTGTCGGTCAACGGCGAGCCATACAGCAAGATGCTGCACTGGGGCAACAAGCAGCTGTCTGCCCGGAGTCTGCTGGACTCACACGAAGACAAGGACAAGAG tcataagcatgaggaggaggagctggagtgGCTGCAGCAGGAGGAGGTGCCTCTAGAAGGCAGCAACGCCATCCAACACAACCCCTGGAGACTCCAACTCCAACAGAAACACCTGCAGAGGATGAAGGAGAACGCCAAGCACCGCAACCAGTACA AATTCATCCTGCTGGAGAACCTGACGTGGCGACACACGGTTCCGTGTGTGCTGGACCTGAAAATGGGCACGCGGCAGCACGGTGACAACGTGTCCGAGGAGAAGAAGGTCATGCAAATCCGCAAGTGCCAGCAAAGCACTTCAGCCTCCATCGGAGTACGCCTCTGTGGCATGCAG gTATACCAGTCAGACTCGGGTCAGCTCATGTTCATGGATAAATACATTGGGCGTAAACTGACCCTGTCGGGCTTTAAGGAAGCcttgttccagttcttccatgacggGCGGCGTCTGCGGCGTGAGCTGCTCTCCCCGGTGCTGCGGAGGCTCAGGGAGATGCAGACAGCCCTGGAGAGCTGTGAGTCCTACCGCTTCTATTCCTCCTCCCTACTGATCATCTATGACGGCGAGCCGccctgcacacatgcacacagggcCCCCGAGGACGGTCTGTCTGAGGAGGAAGTGGAAGAGGATGAAGAGGCAGGTGCGTTTGGGTTTACccgcagtagtagtggtagcgcTGGTGGTGGGTGCCTGGCAGCCCGATCTGATACAGGCCCTGACCCGGCGGTGGACGTGAGGATGATTGACTTTGCCCACACCACCTGCCCCGACTTTGTGGAGGACAGTGTGGTGCACGAGGGCCAGGACAGTGGCTACATCTTTGGTCTGCAGAACCTCATCGCCATCATCTCCAAGCTGGAGGACCACAGCACAGACTAA